AACCACGCGACCATGTTCTCGGGCGTGCGCGGCTTGTAGTCGTACAACGCGGTGGAAGTGACGATGGCCTCGTTGAGGATGGCCAGGATCGCGGCGGAGTGCGCTTCTTCTGTGCAGGGGATGAGACGCATGGTGTCCTCGTTGAAATATCGTTCAATATAGGAGAATAATAATCTCATATGAGAAACGATTCATCTCCTGCCGATACACCCGGCCAGAACATCGACATGCTCATCGCCACCCGGCTGCTGGCGCTGCGGCAGGCGCAAGCGCTGAGCCTCGCGGAGTTGGCCGAGCGCTCGGGCGTGAGCAAGGCCATGATTTCCAAGGTGGAGCGCGCGCAGAGCAGCCCCACGGCCGTGCTGCTGGGGCGGCTGGCGGCCGGGCTCGGCGTGCCGCTAGCGCAGCTCCTGACGGAAGAGAAGGAGCAACCGCAGCGCCTGCGCACGCGTGCCGAGCAGGAGGTCTGGCGCGACCCGAAGGCAGGCTACCTGCGGCGGCAGGTCGCGGAGCGGCACGCGGGCAGCGGCATCGAACTGGTCGAAGTCGAGTTGCCGCGCTCGGCGCAGGTCGACTACCCGCGCTGGAGCGGCAAGCCCTATCGGCAATGCCTGTGGATGCTCGAAGGCGCTCTGCGGGTGGACTACGGCGACGAGCGCTTCGAGCTCGCACCGGGCGACTGCCTCGACTTCGGCGTGGACCGGCCGCTGGTCTTCAAGGCACTGGGGCGCACCGCCTGCCGCTATCTGCTGGTGGCGAACCCGGAGTAGCCGCACGCGCAGGGTAGGCAAGCTCCGACACGCACTGGCGGCCGATGCCTGTGCGGCACCTGCCACTGCTCCGGATACTGCAAGGCATCTCAGCTTCCAGAGGAACGACGATGTCATTCGCGCTCTACATGATCGGTTTCGTGATCTTCCTGGGCGGCCTCATCTGGGGCGCCTCCGTCGCCGGCGTGCCGACGCTCTACATCGGCATCGGGGCGGTGATCCTGCTGGGGATCGGCATCTTCAGCGCGGTCGGTCGCACGCGTGGCAAGGACCCATCCTGAGCGGCCGGGTGCATCCCCCAGGTTCACACAGGCTTCACGCCGCACGCACATGGCGTAGCTAACTTCGCATGCGCACCGCAGACCGCGGTGCGCATCGAATCCAGTTGGCTGCCCCATGCACACTTCTTCCAGCTTCTTTTCTCCCCTCGCCTCCTCATCCTGCGCAGCGCCCCAGCCGGCCCTGGCTCCGGCAGCAAGCCCCGGCAACATCAAGGTCGACCTTCTCGTCGTGGGCGCGAGCTTTGCGGGCCTGGCCTGTGCCCGGGCCGCGGCCCTGGCAGGCCTCAGCGTGATGGTGCTGGAGAAGAAGAGCAGTGCCGGCGCCAAGCTGCACACCACCGGCATCATCGTGAAGGACGCGGTCGACAGCGTGCCGTGGCTGGCCGAAGTGCCTGCGGCACTCGTGCGCCGTATCGAAGGGGTGCGGCTCTATGCGCCCAACATGCGCCATGTCGACCTGCATGCGCCGGGCTACTGGTTCTGGGCCACCGACGCGCCCGCCCTGCTCGACTGGATGGTCGGCTCTGCCTGCGCCAGCGGCGTCGACGTGCGGCTGGACACGCTGTTCGAGCAGGCGCTGTGGCTCAACGGCCGGTGGGAGGTGCCGGTGACGCAAGGGCCCTGCATCACGGCCACCTACCTCGTGGGCGCTGACGGCCCCCACTCGCGCGTTGCCAAGGCGCTGGGCCTGTCGCGCAACACGCGCTTCCTCTACGGCATCGAGCACGAGTACCAGGGCGCGCGGATGGCGCCCGGCCTGCTGCATTGCTTCATCGACCGCAAGCTCGCGCCCGGCTACATCGGCTGGGCGCTCGACGGCGTCGGCGTTAGCCAGATCGGGCTGGCGCGCCGCATGGTGCACAACAGCGCGGGCGCGCTGAAGCTCGATCCGCTGCTGCGCAAGATTGCTTCGGTGGTCACGCCCGGCGACGCTCCGCCGGTCGCGGTACGCGCGGGAATGATCCCGTGCGGCGGCGTGCTGCCGGTGGTAGCGCGCGAACGGGCCTTGCTGGTGGGCGATGCGGCGGGCATGGTGTCGCCGGTGACGGCCGGCGGCATCCACACGGCACTGCTGCACGGGGAGCGCGCGGGCGAGGCGGTGGCGCGCTTCGTGCGCGGCGAGGCCGGCGACCCGGCCACGTGGTTCGTTCGTGGCTACCCGGGCTTCCGGCTCAAGCGCGCGCTGCGCTGGGCCTTCGACCATTTCCAGACCGACTGGATGTTCAACCACTTGCTGGGCACACCGCAGATGCGGCGGGTGGCGGAGCTCATCTACTTCCACCGCAAGGGTGGATCGTTGCCCAAGAGCTAGAAAAAGACGCTCAGGCGCCGCGCTGCCGCATCGCCTCGTAGAGGCACACGCCGCTCGCCACCGAGACATTCAGGCTCTCGACCGCGCCGGCCATCGGAATGCTCACCAGCTCGTCGCAGGTCTTTCGCGTGAGCTGCCGCATGCCTTCGCCTTCGGCGCCCAGCACCAGCGCCAGGGGACGCTTGAAGTCGCTCTGGTAAATGGTGCCCGGCGCATCGTCGCTGGTGCCCACGCACCAGATGTTGCGTTCCTTGAGTTCGTTCAGGGTGCGCGCGAGGTTGGTGACCATGAAGTACGGCACAGTCTCGGCCGCGCCGCTCGCCACCTTGGCCACGGTGGCGTTGATGCCGGCCGCGTGGTCCTTGGGGGCGATGACCGCATGCGCGCCGGCACCGTCGGCCACGCGCAGGCAGGCACCGAGGTTGTGCGGGTCGGTCACGCCGTCGAGCACCAGCAGCAGGGGCACGGTGCCGGCCTCTTCGAGGCCTTCGAGCAGTTCGTCGAGCGAGCGGACCTGGGCCACGGGTTCGACCCGCGCTACCACGCCCTGATGGCCGTGGCTGCCGCTGAGCTTGGACAGCCGCAGGCCGTCGGCCTCGACCAGCCGCACACCGGCCTCCTGCGCACGCGCAATGAACTGTTTCATGCGCGCATCGCGCCGGCTGGCGTCGAACATCACTTCGAGCACCGATTTAGGCGCGGTCTTGATGCGCACGCCCACGGCATGGAAGCCGAAGATCACTTTGGGGGAAGACATCCCTGGATTATCCCTACCCCGGGGCCTGCCCCTTTCGCGTGGTCAGGCGATCGGCAAACCACTGAGCGCGCGGGTGCGCTCATCGTGCAGTTCCTGCACAGCCAACGCGCTCGGATGCACCTTCGCGCCGTTGCCCACGCTCTCCAGGTACTGGCAGGCCGCATGGCCCTCGGCTGCCTTTTCGTAGCGCGCGATCCAGGCGTCGCGCGCAGGCAGCTTCTCGGGCGACACCGGCCATATGCCCGGCTGGGGCCGCATGTGTTCGCCGATGCCGATGCGCCAGGGCTTGGCGCTCACCCGGGCACGAAAGCATTTCTGGTTGCGGCACATGCGTGCGTAGACCTTGTCGACGCCCATTGCATGAAAGCAGTCGGC
This is a stretch of genomic DNA from Variovorax paradoxus. It encodes these proteins:
- a CDS encoding helix-turn-helix domain-containing protein; translated protein: MRNDSSPADTPGQNIDMLIATRLLALRQAQALSLAELAERSGVSKAMISKVERAQSSPTAVLLGRLAAGLGVPLAQLLTEEKEQPQRLRTRAEQEVWRDPKAGYLRRQVAERHAGSGIELVEVELPRSAQVDYPRWSGKPYRQCLWMLEGALRVDYGDERFELAPGDCLDFGVDRPLVFKALGRTACRYLLVANPE
- a CDS encoding NAD(P)/FAD-dependent oxidoreductase, coding for MHTSSSFFSPLASSSCAAPQPALAPAASPGNIKVDLLVVGASFAGLACARAAALAGLSVMVLEKKSSAGAKLHTTGIIVKDAVDSVPWLAEVPAALVRRIEGVRLYAPNMRHVDLHAPGYWFWATDAPALLDWMVGSACASGVDVRLDTLFEQALWLNGRWEVPVTQGPCITATYLVGADGPHSRVAKALGLSRNTRFLYGIEHEYQGARMAPGLLHCFIDRKLAPGYIGWALDGVGVSQIGLARRMVHNSAGALKLDPLLRKIASVVTPGDAPPVAVRAGMIPCGGVLPVVARERALLVGDAAGMVSPVTAGGIHTALLHGERAGEAVARFVRGEAGDPATWFVRGYPGFRLKRALRWAFDHFQTDWMFNHLLGTPQMRRVAELIYFHRKGGSLPKS
- the rlmB gene encoding 23S rRNA (guanosine(2251)-2'-O)-methyltransferase RlmB; amino-acid sequence: MSSPKVIFGFHAVGVRIKTAPKSVLEVMFDASRRDARMKQFIARAQEAGVRLVEADGLRLSKLSGSHGHQGVVARVEPVAQVRSLDELLEGLEEAGTVPLLLVLDGVTDPHNLGACLRVADGAGAHAVIAPKDHAAGINATVAKVASGAAETVPYFMVTNLARTLNELKERNIWCVGTSDDAPGTIYQSDFKRPLALVLGAEGEGMRQLTRKTCDELVSIPMAGAVESLNVSVASGVCLYEAMRQRGA